The following coding sequences lie in one Apium graveolens cultivar Ventura chromosome 3, ASM990537v1, whole genome shotgun sequence genomic window:
- the LOC141712142 gene encoding uncharacterized protein LOC141712142 isoform X1, translating into MSRSPSLGLKSEPNLSVDPKSFHQWVVAFCIIRFDLEQGQIIEDCYPPGCLSQEEELEVAFSSFPDSVSQHHNRSSIHDSIFFFRIKRRNPKLVLETSSKVGVKSTRYLYGFVFNRQRHDERLKRGGEQKSVVILSHSPYSSVFRPLLQIMGPLFFDIGRKALDNVAAYVSKWPPPLPGQLMDLPIGNATLKVNLPPAHSLPLDGEVSFEESASSLAPLLPTNQSVPQGLFHDSDLFGTFKGLLLQLWVLWELLLIGEPILIIAPTPPQCCEAVASLVSLVAPLLLSVDFRPYFTIHDPAFAHLNSLQEGDVFPPMILGVTNLFFLKSLRSIPHTISVGCPAPNSNRPSLAPRAKIGSVPARLDAFGLPQSLKKFSPLTLLNNVKLRRDGPLCLMTEHKEAFWTTYTAITKPDTSILNRLVDAGMSPRVEESMSVVNNEILRRHFLELTTNFLAPFGRYFRAFAPSEGLSPFVDPPPLPQFNDDEFLGSLSARGPGKFLSKRMRSNWLELYKRFMSGHNFKPWFQRKRTVSEQEQHKLWRQARIKADIYQYINKMSELEVVDSFNAIERHLIGEEQEQSGNADEDSLATCQKLRGDLKAVFNVLPRDMHQLLLMNPERAALLQDRLEEGFQEHPVAQQDEHKSSTPSR; encoded by the exons ATGAGCCGGTCTCCGTCATTAGGTTTGAAGTCTGAACCAAACTTGAGTGTTGACCCAAAATCTTTTCATCAATGGGTTGTTGCCTTTTGTATCATTAGGTTTGACCTTGAACAGGGTCAGATAATTGAAGATTGCTATCCACCTGGTTGTCTTAGTCAAGAAGAGGAACTTGAAGTGGCCTTTAGTTCATTTCCGGATTCTGTTTCCCAACACCATAATCGGTCGAGCATTCATGATTCCATTTTTTTCTTTCGAATCAAGAGGAGAAACCCCAAGTTGGTGCTTGAGACCTCCTCGAAGGTTGGGGTTAAAAGTACTAGGTATTTGTATGGTTTTGTATTTAATAGGCAGAGACATGATGAAAGGCTAAAGCGAGGCGGTGAACAGAAGTCAGTAGTTATTTTGTCTCATAGTCCGTATTCTAGTGTTTTCAGGCCTTTGTTACAAATCATGGGTCCTTTGTTTTTTGACATTGGTAGGAAAGCCCTCGATAATGTTGCTGCTTATGTATCAAAGTGGCCTCCTCCTCTACCTGGTCAACTGATGGATCTTCCTATTGGAAACGCCACACTTAAAGTAAACTTGCCACCTGCTCATAGCTTGCCTTTGGATGGTGAGGTGTCATTTGAAGAGTCAGCCTCTTCACTAGCCCCGCTTCTTCCTACTAATCAGTCAGTTCCACAGGGTCTTTTTCACGACTCTGATCTTTTTGGTACATTCAAGGGCCTCCTATTGCAGCTTTGGGTACTATGGGAATTGCTACTTATTGGCGAGCCTATTCTTATAATTGCGCCAACACCTCCTCAGTGCTGTGAGGCAGTTGCTAGTCTGGTTAGTTTAGTAGCCCCACTCCTTCTCAGTGTTGATTTTAGGCCTTACTTCACCATTCATGACCCTGCGTTTGCCCATTTAAACTCACTACAAGAAGGGGATGTTTTTCCTCCAATGATTCTGGGTGTCACAAACCTTTTCTTCCTAAAATCTCTGCGTAGTATTCCTCACACTATTTCCGTTGGATGTCCTGCTCCTAATTCAAATCGCCCTAGTCTAGCTCCAAGGGCCAAAATCGGCAGCGTGCCTGCTAGACTTGATGCCTTTGGTCTTCCACAATCCCTAAAGAAGTTTTCTCCTTTAACTTTGTTAAACAATGTTAAGTTGAGGAGAGATGGTCCACTTTGTCTCATGACAGAACACAAAGAAGCATTCTGGACAACTTACACAGCAATCACAAAGCCAGATACTTCTATCTTGAACAGACTTGTTGATGCCGGGATGTCACCACGAGTAGAGGAGTCAATGTCCGTCGTTAACAATGAGATACTACGTCGACATTTTCTGGAGCTTACTACCAATTTTCTGGCCCCCTTTGGCCGATATTTCAGAGCTTTTGCACCTTCTGAAGGATTATCTCCATTTGTTGACCCCCCTCCTCTCCCTCAGTTCAATGATGACGAGTTCCTTGGAAGTTTATCAGCAAGAGGTCCTGGAAAGTTTTTGTCAAAGAGAATGAGATCAAATTGGCTTGAGCTATACAA GCGATTTATGAGTGGTCACAACTTTAAGCCATGGTTTCAAAGGAAACGTACTGTGTCAGAACAGGAACAGCATAAATTATGGAGACAAGCAAGGATAAAAGCTGACATCTACCAGTACATAAATAAAATGTCTGAATTGGAAGTTGTTGATTCCTTTAATGCTATAGAGAGGCATCTTATCGGAGAAGAACAG GAACAGTCTGGGAATGCTGATGAGGACTCCTTGGCAACTTGCCAGAAGCTGAGGGGAGATTTGAAGGCAGTATTCAATGTTCTTCCAAGAGATATGCATCAACTTCTGCTTATGAACCCTGAAAGGGCAGCCCTACTGCAAGATAGACTTGAAGAAGGATTTCAGGAACATCCTGTTGCACAACAAGATGAGCACAAATCTTCCACCCCATCAAGATGA
- the LOC141712142 gene encoding uncharacterized protein LOC141712142 isoform X2, whose protein sequence is MSRSPSLGLKSEPNLSVDPKSFHQWVVAFCIIRFDLEQGQIIEDCYPPGCLSQEEELEVAFSSFPDSVSQHHNRSSIHDSIFFFRIKRRNPKLVLETSSKVGVKSTRYLYGFVFNRQRHDERLKRGGEQKSVVILSHSPYSSVFRPLLQIMGPLFFDIGRKALDNVAAYVSKWPPPLPGQLMDLPIGNATLKVNLPPAHSLPLDGEVSFEESASSLAPLLPTNQSVPQGLFHDSDLFGTFKGLLLQLWVLWELLLIGEPILIIAPTPPQCCEAVASLVSLVAPLLLSVDFRPYFTIHDPAFAHLNSLQEGDVFPPMILGVTNLFFLKSLRSIPHTISVGCPAPNSNRPSLAPRAKIGSVPARLDAFGLPQSLKKFSPLTLLNNVKLRRDGPLCLMTEHKEAFWTTYTAITKPDTSILNRLVDAGMSPRVEESMSVVNNEILRRHFLELTTNFLAPFGRYFRAFAPSEGLSPFVDPPPLPQFNDDEFLGSLSARGPGKFLSKRMRSNWLELYKRFMSGHNFKPWFQRKRTVSEQEQHKLWRQARIKADIYQYINKMSELEVVDSFNAIERHLIGEEQSGNADEDSLATCQKLRGDLKAVFNVLPRDMHQLLLMNPERAALLQDRLEEGFQEHPVAQQDEHKSSTPSR, encoded by the exons ATGAGCCGGTCTCCGTCATTAGGTTTGAAGTCTGAACCAAACTTGAGTGTTGACCCAAAATCTTTTCATCAATGGGTTGTTGCCTTTTGTATCATTAGGTTTGACCTTGAACAGGGTCAGATAATTGAAGATTGCTATCCACCTGGTTGTCTTAGTCAAGAAGAGGAACTTGAAGTGGCCTTTAGTTCATTTCCGGATTCTGTTTCCCAACACCATAATCGGTCGAGCATTCATGATTCCATTTTTTTCTTTCGAATCAAGAGGAGAAACCCCAAGTTGGTGCTTGAGACCTCCTCGAAGGTTGGGGTTAAAAGTACTAGGTATTTGTATGGTTTTGTATTTAATAGGCAGAGACATGATGAAAGGCTAAAGCGAGGCGGTGAACAGAAGTCAGTAGTTATTTTGTCTCATAGTCCGTATTCTAGTGTTTTCAGGCCTTTGTTACAAATCATGGGTCCTTTGTTTTTTGACATTGGTAGGAAAGCCCTCGATAATGTTGCTGCTTATGTATCAAAGTGGCCTCCTCCTCTACCTGGTCAACTGATGGATCTTCCTATTGGAAACGCCACACTTAAAGTAAACTTGCCACCTGCTCATAGCTTGCCTTTGGATGGTGAGGTGTCATTTGAAGAGTCAGCCTCTTCACTAGCCCCGCTTCTTCCTACTAATCAGTCAGTTCCACAGGGTCTTTTTCACGACTCTGATCTTTTTGGTACATTCAAGGGCCTCCTATTGCAGCTTTGGGTACTATGGGAATTGCTACTTATTGGCGAGCCTATTCTTATAATTGCGCCAACACCTCCTCAGTGCTGTGAGGCAGTTGCTAGTCTGGTTAGTTTAGTAGCCCCACTCCTTCTCAGTGTTGATTTTAGGCCTTACTTCACCATTCATGACCCTGCGTTTGCCCATTTAAACTCACTACAAGAAGGGGATGTTTTTCCTCCAATGATTCTGGGTGTCACAAACCTTTTCTTCCTAAAATCTCTGCGTAGTATTCCTCACACTATTTCCGTTGGATGTCCTGCTCCTAATTCAAATCGCCCTAGTCTAGCTCCAAGGGCCAAAATCGGCAGCGTGCCTGCTAGACTTGATGCCTTTGGTCTTCCACAATCCCTAAAGAAGTTTTCTCCTTTAACTTTGTTAAACAATGTTAAGTTGAGGAGAGATGGTCCACTTTGTCTCATGACAGAACACAAAGAAGCATTCTGGACAACTTACACAGCAATCACAAAGCCAGATACTTCTATCTTGAACAGACTTGTTGATGCCGGGATGTCACCACGAGTAGAGGAGTCAATGTCCGTCGTTAACAATGAGATACTACGTCGACATTTTCTGGAGCTTACTACCAATTTTCTGGCCCCCTTTGGCCGATATTTCAGAGCTTTTGCACCTTCTGAAGGATTATCTCCATTTGTTGACCCCCCTCCTCTCCCTCAGTTCAATGATGACGAGTTCCTTGGAAGTTTATCAGCAAGAGGTCCTGGAAAGTTTTTGTCAAAGAGAATGAGATCAAATTGGCTTGAGCTATACAA GCGATTTATGAGTGGTCACAACTTTAAGCCATGGTTTCAAAGGAAACGTACTGTGTCAGAACAGGAACAGCATAAATTATGGAGACAAGCAAGGATAAAAGCTGACATCTACCAGTACATAAATAAAATGTCTGAATTGGAAGTTGTTGATTCCTTTAATGCTATAGAGAGGCATCTTATCGGAGAAGAACAG TCTGGGAATGCTGATGAGGACTCCTTGGCAACTTGCCAGAAGCTGAGGGGAGATTTGAAGGCAGTATTCAATGTTCTTCCAAGAGATATGCATCAACTTCTGCTTATGAACCCTGAAAGGGCAGCCCTACTGCAAGATAGACTTGAAGAAGGATTTCAGGAACATCCTGTTGCACAACAAGATGAGCACAAATCTTCCACCCCATCAAGATGA